The Candidatus Aegiribacteria sp. nucleotide sequence ATAATGAAAAAGTGACCACTGTCTATGATGCTGAATTAAAAGTGGGCGAGCCAGCCACAATTAAAGCAGTAGTATACCTGAAAAAAAATGTTGATGTTTCAACTGGTATTACTGCTTCAGGTTGGGGTTTTAAAAATGTTGATCAACCATTTGAAGTGATTAAAGGTCCAAGTGAATTTACTGAGGTTGCCAGGGAATTTGATCATAATGCAGGTGAAACAGTCACTTTCGAGTGGATTGTGCGGCCAACAGATGAAGCCGCAGGATGGACTATTCCGTTAAATATTGCATTTACGTTCTATGATCGAGATGAAAAAGA carries:
- a CDS encoding sarcinarray family MAST domain-containing protein, which gives rise to MKFVKKLVLLYVMIYLTCNVSAVETDLVEYEVYYNEKVTTVYDAELKVGEPATIKAVVYLKKNVDVSTGITASGWGFKNVDQPFEVIKGPSEFTEVAREFDHNAGETVTFEWIVRPTDEAAGWTIPLNIAFTFYDRDEKESENPYFTAASILIPDEHYSGPTRTSTDPSSTNQSQSQGSPGFEVVGALLGILLAVVYRAGRG